The region ACGGAATGCTAATATGGATGTGGCGCCTGCGCGTTTGGAAAGTTTCTTCCCGTCCATCCCCACGATCTCGGACGCGTGGGCGAATTCCGGAACTGGAAATCCTAGGGCCTCATAAATCAGAATTTGCCTAGGAGTATTGGACAAATGCCCCACTCCCCGGATCACATGGGAGATCTTCATCAAACCGTCGTCTACTACGACCGCGTAATTGTAGGAAGGGAAGCCGTCCGATTTAACGATGATAAAATCGCCGATCAGCTTGGTCTCGAATTTGACCTTTCCTTGGATGATATCATCGAAGATCAGAGTCTTGGAAGGCGTCTTGAAACGTACGGAATAAGGAATGCCCGCATCCAATTTTTCCTGTACTTCCTGAGGACTCATGTTCGCGTGCAAGCCGTCGTAGACATAGGGAACTCCCATCGCCTCGGCTTGCTTCTTCTTAGCTTCCAATTCTTCCTGAGTACAGAAACAACGATAAGCTTTTCCTTCGGAGATCAACTTTTCGGTATATTCTTTATAAATGGAAATCCTCTCGGATTGGACATAAGGTCCGTGAGGTCCGCCGACTCCGGGACCCTCGTCCCATTGTATCCCTAACCATTTCAAGGATTCGAGAATGGTTTTGAAGGATTCTTCGGTGGAACGAGTTTGGTCCGTATCTTCTATCCTAAGCAGGAATTTTCCGCCTTGGGCTTTAGCATATAGATAATTGAATAGAGCGGTTCTTGCGCCGCCCACATGAAGGAAACCGGTAGGAGAAGGTGCGAACCTGGTTCTAACTTCCTTATTTTCTGGCATTGTCTTCGTCTTTTAAGAGGATGATTGGATAGTCCTTTAAATCAGCTCGGGCAGTAAACGGATTATTGTTTGCCAGATCATAAAAAAGGGCGCCGCTTAATTCCGACTTTCCGGTTTGTTTTCGTTTCGAGAACGCATTGGCCACCAACTCTTCGGGCAAAAGACTCCAAGCCCAGCGAAGATCCCCTTCCTTTTTAAAAACCCAAACCGGAATGGAAGCCTCCTGTAAGGGAAGGAATCTAAAAATCTGATTTCTATAATCGTAATCCGCAAAAGGAAAACTCCTACCGGAAGGATGGTGAAAATCCGTAGAAAGACTGGTTCCTCGATTTCGTATATTCTCCCATTGCAATTTATATCCGGCACCCACGCTTCGAGTTTCTTTGGATACCCAAGCGATTCCATCCGACTGGAAATCGAATATCAGATTCCAATCCGCGATGGAAGCATTGCGAGAAAGCATTTGTTTCATTCCGGAAGAAAAAGAATCTCCCTCCCATTCCCAAAAAGAATGTACCGAAGGAAAAAAGAAAACCTTCTTGGAAAGAGGGGAATCCGTTTCTCCCAATTGGGTAGAACCCGTAAGAATGGCCGCCTTAAAACTCAGGCGAGGAAAATAAATCCCCTTAGGAAGAGAAGATAAGAATTCGTCCTTGGCTTCCCAAAGATCCACCTCTCCCTGCCAAATCTTTTCCTTATTAGGAAGAATATGAATGACCAGATAACGCAGATGCCCGGGGAGGCTACGAAAGGATTCGGAAGACTGAGCGCCCGGGCTCAGGTTCCAATAAACCCGAGTGTTGGGAAGATTTTCGAAGGGAGATTTGTCTTCCGTAAATCTTTGTACAAGCTCCGACAAAGAGGAACAGGATCCTATGGAGAAAGTAATGACCGCGATCCAGATAAGAAAGTACGGAAAATATTCGGAACGGAACTTTTGATTCAAGTTGATCCAGCCGGAAAAAAGGGGATTTCCGGAAAAACTTCCGGTTTTCAGCCGAATCTTCAAGGAAAAACCGGGAAATTTTCTTTCCTTATCTGTGTTTCCCGACGAGAAAGTAAGAATACCTGCAACGGAGTCGAATTCTTCCCTTAGGGGGCAAGTTCCAATCCGTAATATAGTAAAAGGTTGACAGTAAAAACGTCCTAAAATCCCTTGGCAATAAAAGTCCCATGAAAGATTCCAATAAATCAGGCAAAGATAACTTCCCAAAAGTACCTTTTGAGGACCAGGTCAACGACGACCAGAGGAAGTATTCCCGATACGTATGCGATTCAAGGGCGATTCCACACGAAATCGACGGCCTGAAACCGGTGCAAAGACGGATTCTTTGGGCTATGTGGAACTCGGATGCCCGCAATCGTTACACTAAAACCGTAAAAGTAGCGGGACTCGCCATGGGATACCACCCTCACGGCGATAGATCCATCCAAGACGCATTGTCTCAGATGGCCCAAGATTTCACCTTCGCAAATAATTATCCTTTAGTATCCGGCGAAGGAACGTTCGGAGACGTTTTGGATCCGAGCGCAATCGCTTCTCCCCGATACACAGAGGTAAAACTTTCGGACTTCGCCAAAGACTTGGGATTTTTCGAAAGCCTTCCCGATATCGATTATGTTAAGAACTACGACGAGACCGAAGACGAACCTATTCACTTCGTAGGAAAAGTTCCTGTAGTTCTGCTCAATAATATCCAAGGAATCGCGACCGGATTTCGTTGCTTCATTCCCGGTCATAAGCTTTCTCATGTCATCAATTCTCAGATCAACTATCTGAAGACTAAGAAGCCTCTTCCTCTTAAGCCTTGGTATAAAGACTTCAAGGGAGAAGTCAAATCCGCCAAGACCGAAGCCGGCAATATCACGATGACCACGACCTTTAATTGTACTTGGGAAGGGGATACTTTATATCTGACCGACGCTCCCATGAACTGGAACCGTGAAAAAGTCATCAATCTACTAGATGATATCTTAGAGAAGAAGGACACCTGGCTCAAAGATTATGTGGATTATTCCAGCCAGACATTCCGTATCGAATTGCAGTATAAGAAGGGAGAAAAACCGAACGCGAAACAGATCGCGGAAGTTTTATCCAAGGAAGACACGCAAACTCTAGCGAATAACGTGATCACTTACGACGGTCGCCTGAAGAATTTCGGCCCCGAGGAGATCATCAAAAGATTCTGCGATTTCCGTAAGACCCACCTGATCCGACGTTTCAAACGTCTGGCCGGTTTGGAAGAGGAAAAGATCGCAAGAAACTCCGAATTGATAAGATTCATTAAGGAAAAATGGAACGAGAAAGTCATCGGGATCAAATCCAAGAAGGACTTCGAGGACAGACTCCAAAAGGCGAAATTCAATTATTACGAATGGTTGGCTTCCATTCCGGTCTATAGAATGACGATCGAAGAAGTTCGTAAATGCGAAGAAGCGATCGTGGAAGCCAAATCCGCCCTTTCCAGATACCAAGGGCTGGTAAAAGAAGATAAGAAATTGACCGAATTCATGATCGGCGAATTAACCGAACTCAAGGACAAATGGGATAAGGAATGAGTACTGCCAAGACCAAAACCGAGAAGAAGCCGGCCGCAGCAGCGGAACGGAACTTCAAAAAACTCTCCAACGTAGAGCACGTTAGGATGAGAACGGGAATGTGGTTGGGCCAGAACTCCGCCTCCACATTCGAACAGCATTTCTTCCGCAAAAACAACGACGGCCTATACGAAATCGTCCACGAAGAACTTGAAGACGTTCCTGCAAAATTAAAATGCTTGGACGAGGCATGTATGAACGCGGTGGACGAATATCGCAAGAACCAAAAGGACAAGTCCATCCCGGAAAAGGATAAGATGTCCAAGCTGATCATACAGCTTTCTTCGGATCGTAAAACCGTAACTGTCGCGGATAACGGACGCGGAATCCCGGCTAAAAACGCGGAGGGAGTATATCTCCATCTGATGTATGGGGAGAACTTCGACGACCACGTAAAGCAGGACCACGTAGCCGGACAAAACGGGGTGGGCATATCTCTCGTAAGAATGGTTTCCTCTTATTTCAAAGTGAAGACCACCAACGGAGGAGCCACTTTCAAAAAGCTTTTCACTCTTCATGAGGATGCAAAAAAGCAAATCCGTTCTTATAAACTTTCCAAAGAGGATACCGAGCGGGTTTTCCTATACTTCGACGAACACGGAAAATTCGACGATTGTCCACTTCTCACCAAAGATCAAATCGAAAAGTTGCAACCTATTTGCAAAAAGACGAATATGATCGAGGCGATCGACAAGGCCGCGAAAGAAGATCACGGAACTTCCGTCGAGTTCGAACTCAATCCTAAATACTTCAATAGTCTGGACGTATCCTTCAATGTGGATTTGATGAAACAATATCTCCAGGATATCGCCATGACGAACCCCGGCTTGGAAGTTCAGTTCGTTCATAAAGGCAAGAAGGATAAGTACAAGTTCAAGAAGGGTCTGGACGAGATTTTCTCCCATTCCGAATTGACTTATTATAAAATGGATTACCAGGCTCCTAGCTCCGGTTCCCAGTTACACCTGGAAGCTTATCTAGTCATCGGCCAGAACAAGAATCTTACCTGGGTTAACTCCATCTTCGCTCCGCAAGGCGGTTCCGCTATCGAGTATCTGGAAAACAGACTCTGCGATGAAGTCCGAAAAAAAAGCCAGATCGTCTCTTTGGAAAAGAAACTAAAGACGAGCTGTACTCGTAACGACGTTCGAAATTGCTTCCACATGTATGTGAACGCGAGACTCTTGAATCCGCGATTCAAGTCC is a window of Leptospira wolffii serovar Khorat str. Khorat-H2 DNA encoding:
- the gltX gene encoding glutamate--tRNA ligase, which translates into the protein MPENKEVRTRFAPSPTGFLHVGGARTALFNYLYAKAQGGKFLLRIEDTDQTRSTEESFKTILESLKWLGIQWDEGPGVGGPHGPYVQSERISIYKEYTEKLISEGKAYRCFCTQEELEAKKKQAEAMGVPYVYDGLHANMSPQEVQEKLDAGIPYSVRFKTPSKTLIFDDIIQGKVKFETKLIGDFIIVKSDGFPSYNYAVVVDDGLMKISHVIRGVGHLSNTPRQILIYEALGFPVPEFAHASEIVGMDGKKLSKRAGATSILAFRDLGYLPETFSNYMALLGWTSPDGQEYLPGDTLDKIFDVHRCSKSPSTFDVFKKPKGEEEVATNFSSLDQISEAMNPKSKLNWLSNKYIRELPIESVTESLAPFLESRTDIPTEFKNPKSPELRSIVDSVRVYLDNLRQAPAYIAEFFVSDVKVEEGEAMEILSQEFSPAVVRTFYELLRKSDPKTDEDYKGLMAQTGEVSGQKGKNLFMPIRVSATGKAHGLELPILFPLLGKEKLLKRVEKTAGQTGISLS
- a CDS encoding LIC_13346 family putative lipoprotein, which translates into the protein MKIRLKTGSFSGNPLFSGWINLNQKFRSEYFPYFLIWIAVITFSIGSCSSLSELVQRFTEDKSPFENLPNTRVYWNLSPGAQSSESFRSLPGHLRYLVIHILPNKEKIWQGEVDLWEAKDEFLSSLPKGIYFPRLSFKAAILTGSTQLGETDSPLSKKVFFFPSVHSFWEWEGDSFSSGMKQMLSRNASIADWNLIFDFQSDGIAWVSKETRSVGAGYKLQWENIRNRGTSLSTDFHHPSGRSFPFADYDYRNQIFRFLPLQEASIPVWVFKKEGDLRWAWSLLPEELVANAFSKRKQTGKSELSGALFYDLANNNPFTARADLKDYPIILLKDEDNARK
- a CDS encoding DNA gyrase subunit A — protein: MKDSNKSGKDNFPKVPFEDQVNDDQRKYSRYVCDSRAIPHEIDGLKPVQRRILWAMWNSDARNRYTKTVKVAGLAMGYHPHGDRSIQDALSQMAQDFTFANNYPLVSGEGTFGDVLDPSAIASPRYTEVKLSDFAKDLGFFESLPDIDYVKNYDETEDEPIHFVGKVPVVLLNNIQGIATGFRCFIPGHKLSHVINSQINYLKTKKPLPLKPWYKDFKGEVKSAKTEAGNITMTTTFNCTWEGDTLYLTDAPMNWNREKVINLLDDILEKKDTWLKDYVDYSSQTFRIELQYKKGEKPNAKQIAEVLSKEDTQTLANNVITYDGRLKNFGPEEIIKRFCDFRKTHLIRRFKRLAGLEEEKIARNSELIRFIKEKWNEKVIGIKSKKDFEDRLQKAKFNYYEWLASIPVYRMTIEEVRKCEEAIVEAKSALSRYQGLVKEDKKLTEFMIGELTELKDKWDKE
- a CDS encoding toprim domain-containing protein, giving the protein MSTAKTKTEKKPAAAAERNFKKLSNVEHVRMRTGMWLGQNSASTFEQHFFRKNNDGLYEIVHEELEDVPAKLKCLDEACMNAVDEYRKNQKDKSIPEKDKMSKLIIQLSSDRKTVTVADNGRGIPAKNAEGVYLHLMYGENFDDHVKQDHVAGQNGVGISLVRMVSSYFKVKTTNGGATFKKLFTLHEDAKKQIRSYKLSKEDTERVFLYFDEHGKFDDCPLLTKDQIEKLQPICKKTNMIEAIDKAAKEDHGTSVEFELNPKYFNSLDVSFNVDLMKQYLQDIAMTNPGLEVQFVHKGKKDKYKFKKGLDEIFSHSELTYYKMDYQAPSSGSQLHLEAYLVIGQNKNLTWVNSIFAPQGGSAIEYLENRLCDEVRKKSQIVSLEKKLKTSCTRNDVRNCFHMYVNARLLNPRFKSQDKSYLINDLNEDIRNAVDKHLDKFIKKTGLLEEVKLQMEKRTQLKAFEDAQRGLKKASKMNIPKLMPPTGKSGDAGRVLFVAEGDSAIAGLRPARNPKLHGLFPLRGKPMNCKGVSLAKAIANEELKNIVAILGLPLDQKVKSIEELNYEKVSIITDADFDGYAIRSLMLSFFYEYWPELFELGLIHISSAPLYEVDVRMGDSKKTETVFCIDDKDYDALIKRVDKSGGQVIRKKRNKGLGETGKEAMKFAVEECMTKITIGNKKEASKIQNLWFHKDFAEQRRDAISEYAMSVIED